GAGGTGCTTCACCGCAAAATAGAACACCGGAGAGGATACCTGATTCAGACAGACCACGTCCACGCCGGCCGAGGCCAGCCCCGCGGCCATGCGCATCTGGTATTCCGGTGAGCTTGACCGGCAGTCATGCCCCACCAGGGCGCGGTTCCAGCCGTTGCAACGAAAGTACGTACCGCATGCGCGGCCCAGAGTCTCCACCCATTCCGGGTCGAAGTCCGTATCCACGACGCCGCGAATGTCATAGGCACGAAAAATGTCGGGGTTGATTTTCTTCATGCGTTTGTCGCCCTTTTTATTTAGTGGTTCTTTGTTCGGCTTTCCTTGACCAAACCCCGTATAGCGCATATTTCTTTTCCATTATGAATTGGGATTGGGAAAAGCTTCAAAAACAGCGTCAGGGTCAGCACTCTCCAGGTGGACCGCCGAATTTCGACGACCTGCAGCAGCAGTTCGAAAAGTTCAAGCGGTTCAAGGCACCGGGGTGGCAATTTATCATACTCATTCTTGTGGGCCTCTGGCTTCTCTCCGGCATCTATATTGTCGATCCGGACGAAGTGGGCGTGGTCAAGCGGTTTGGCGCATTCGACCGCGTCACCGCCTCGGGTCCGCATTACCACATCCCGTATCCGGTGGAAAGCGTACTCACCCCCAAGGTGACGCAAATCCAGCGCGTGGAATTCGGGTTTCGTTCCGTGGGGTCCTCCAGACTTTCCACGTTTCAGCAGGGACAGTCTCGCGAGGTTCCCGAGGAATCCCAGATGCTCACCGGGGATGAAAACATCGTCAGCGTCCAGTTCATTGTTCAGTACATGATCAAGGATGCCAAGGATTTTCTGTTCAACGTTTATGACCCGACCGGGACCATCAAGCATGCGGCCGAGGCCGCCATGCGCGAGATCATAGGCAAGAACAAGATCGACGATGCCCTGACAACGGGCAAGCAGCGCATTCAGAGCGAAACCCGCGACCTGATGCAGTTCATCCTGAACAACTACAAGACCGGCGTGCAGATTGTGGCCGTGCAGATGCAGAACGTGCATCCGCCGGAGCAGGTGGTGGAAGCGTTCAAGGACGTTGCCAGCGCACGCGAGGACAAGAGCCGGTTCATCAACGAGGCCGAAGCCTATCAGCGAGACATTCTGCCCAAGGCTCGAGGCGAGGCTGCGCGCATCGTGAACGAGGCGCAGGCATACAAGGGAGCCAAGGTCCGCAAGGCTCAGGGTGATGCGAACCGTTTTCTGGCCGTGTACGAAGAGTACCGCAAGGCTCCGAGCATCACCAAGAAGCGCCTGTATCTGGAAACCATGGAGAACATCCTGTCCGACCCTGCGGCTGAAAAGCTCATTCTGTCGGATGATGCTCTCAGAAAATCCGTTCCCTACCTGCCTCTGGAAAAATTGCCCAGAGCGGGAAAAACCGCACCGGCAAAGCAGTAGGGAGACAATGATATGAAAAAGACGACCATCGCCATTGCCGTGGCAATCCTGCTTGGTGCGCTCGTGCTCACGCAGAGCATGTTCACCGTGGATGAAACCGAGCAGGCCCTGGTGCTGCAACTCGGCCGTCCCGTGGGTGACAAGGCTCTCGGTCCGGGCCTGCATTTCAAGATTCCCCTGATTCAGAACGTGGTCTATTTCGATGCCCGGATACTGGACTTCGATGCCCAGCCCGAGGAAATCACCACCACGGACAAAAAGTACATGAATGTGGACAGCTACAGCAAATGGCTGATTCGCGATCCGCTCAAGTTCTACCAGAAGGTCAGGACCATCCAGGGCGCTCAGGCCCGGCTGGACGACATTGTCCGCTCTCAGCTGCGCGTGGCCCTTGGCCGGTATACCCTGATCGAAGTGGTTTCCCTGAAGCGCAAGGAGATCATGGACGCGCTT
Above is a window of Pseudodesulfovibrio tunisiensis DNA encoding:
- the hflC gene encoding protease modulator HflC, with the protein product MKKTTIAIAVAILLGALVLTQSMFTVDETEQALVLQLGRPVGDKALGPGLHFKIPLIQNVVYFDARILDFDAQPEEITTTDKKYMNVDSYSKWLIRDPLKFYQKVRTIQGAQARLDDIVRSQLRVALGRYTLIEVVSLKRKEIMDALTERTRELIEPYGIDVIDVRIKRTDLPPENARAIFGRMKAERERQAKQYRSEGREAAAKIKATADKERTILLADAKKQAEIVKGAGDAEATKVYANALSKSPDFYEFTRSLEAYRNGLKNSTRFIMTPDVPFLKHFR
- the hflK gene encoding FtsH protease activity modulator HflK, with the translated sequence MNWDWEKLQKQRQGQHSPGGPPNFDDLQQQFEKFKRFKAPGWQFIILILVGLWLLSGIYIVDPDEVGVVKRFGAFDRVTASGPHYHIPYPVESVLTPKVTQIQRVEFGFRSVGSSRLSTFQQGQSREVPEESQMLTGDENIVSVQFIVQYMIKDAKDFLFNVYDPTGTIKHAAEAAMREIIGKNKIDDALTTGKQRIQSETRDLMQFILNNYKTGVQIVAVQMQNVHPPEQVVEAFKDVASAREDKSRFINEAEAYQRDILPKARGEAARIVNEAQAYKGAKVRKAQGDANRFLAVYEEYRKAPSITKKRLYLETMENILSDPAAEKLILSDDALRKSVPYLPLEKLPRAGKTAPAKQ